One window of Klebsiella quasivariicola genomic DNA carries:
- the treC gene encoding alpha,alpha-phosphotrehalase, with translation MNHLPHWWQNGVIYQIYPKSFQDTTGSGTGDLRGVTSRLDYLQKLGVDAIWLTPFYVSPQVDNGYDVANYTAIDPSYGTMADFDALVAEAKARGIRIVLDMVLNHTSTEHAWFRQSLNKESPYRQFYIWRDGEPDALPNNWRSKFGGNAWQWHADSGQYYLHLFAIEQADLNWENPAVRAELKKVCEFWADRGVDGLRLDVVNLISKDQTFPCDLDGDGRRFYTDGPRVHEFLQEMSRDVFTPRNLMTVGEMSSTSLEHCQQYAALDSRELSMTFNFHHLKVDYPGGEKWTLARPDYVALKALFRHWQQGMHNRAWNALFWCNHDQPRIVSRFGDEGEYRVPAAKMLAMVLHGMQGTPYIYQGEEIGMTNPHFSSINDYRDVESHNMFIERAAQGQSPDELLAILASKSRDNSRTPMPWHAGKNGGFSDGEPWIGLGDNYQEINVEAALADPDSVFYTYQQLIALRKTLPVLTWGDYQDLLPEHPSLWCYRRQWQGQTLVVAANLSREFQPWQPPEMSGDWRALIGNYAETSNRPAAMTLRPFEAVWWVQE, from the coding sequence ATGAATCATCTCCCCCACTGGTGGCAAAACGGCGTTATTTATCAAATCTATCCGAAGAGTTTTCAGGATACCACCGGCAGCGGTACCGGCGATCTGCGCGGTGTCACCTCCCGTCTCGACTATCTGCAAAAGCTTGGGGTCGACGCCATCTGGCTGACGCCGTTCTACGTCTCACCGCAGGTGGATAACGGCTACGATGTGGCGAACTACACCGCCATCGATCCCTCCTACGGCACAATGGCCGACTTTGACGCGCTGGTGGCGGAGGCGAAGGCCCGCGGCATCCGCATCGTGCTGGATATGGTGCTGAACCACACCTCGACCGAACACGCATGGTTCCGTCAGTCGCTGAATAAAGAGAGCCCCTATCGCCAGTTCTACATCTGGCGCGACGGCGAACCGGATGCCCTGCCGAATAACTGGCGCTCCAAGTTTGGCGGCAACGCCTGGCAGTGGCACGCCGACAGCGGGCAGTATTATCTGCACCTGTTCGCCATTGAACAGGCGGATCTCAACTGGGAGAACCCGGCGGTACGCGCCGAGCTGAAAAAGGTCTGCGAATTCTGGGCCGACCGCGGCGTCGATGGCCTGCGCCTCGACGTGGTCAACCTGATCTCAAAAGACCAGACCTTTCCCTGCGATCTGGACGGGGATGGTCGCCGCTTCTATACCGACGGCCCGCGGGTGCATGAGTTCCTGCAGGAGATGAGCCGCGATGTCTTTACCCCGCGTAACCTGATGACCGTCGGCGAGATGTCCTCCACCTCGCTGGAGCACTGCCAGCAGTACGCCGCGCTGGACAGCCGCGAGCTGTCGATGACCTTTAACTTCCACCATTTAAAGGTCGATTACCCCGGCGGCGAGAAGTGGACCCTCGCCCGTCCGGACTATGTGGCGCTGAAGGCGCTGTTCCGCCACTGGCAGCAGGGGATGCACAACCGGGCGTGGAATGCGCTGTTCTGGTGTAACCACGACCAGCCGCGCATCGTCTCGCGCTTCGGCGATGAGGGCGAGTACCGGGTGCCGGCGGCAAAGATGCTGGCGATGGTACTGCACGGCATGCAGGGCACGCCCTATATCTACCAGGGCGAAGAGATCGGCATGACCAATCCGCACTTCAGCAGCATTAACGATTACCGTGACGTCGAAAGTCACAATATGTTTATCGAGCGTGCGGCGCAGGGGCAAAGCCCGGACGAGCTGCTGGCGATCCTCGCCAGCAAGTCGCGCGACAACAGCCGCACGCCGATGCCATGGCACGCCGGCAAGAACGGCGGCTTCAGTGACGGTGAGCCGTGGATCGGCCTTGGCGATAACTACCAGGAGATCAACGTCGAGGCGGCGCTGGCGGACCCCGATTCGGTGTTTTACACCTATCAGCAACTGATCGCGCTGCGTAAAACCCTGCCGGTGCTGACCTGGGGTGATTACCAGGATCTGCTGCCAGAGCATCCGTCGCTGTGGTGCTATCGCCGTCAGTGGCAGGGGCAAACGCTGGTGGTCGCCGCTAACCTGAGCCGCGAGTTCCAGCCGTGGCAGCCGCCGGAGATGTCCGGCGACTGGCGGGCGCTGATTGGCAACTATGCGGAAACGTCCAACCGCCCGGCGGCAATGACGCTGCGGCCGTTCGAAGCGGTATGGTGGGTGCAGGAGTAA
- the mgtA gene encoding magnesium-translocating P-type ATPase codes for MLKNYTRQLFAQLSRHLPRRLVQRDPLPDARHLASGPIPESLGQQCLDVAAMDEQEIWRAFDSHPEGLNEGEVAAKILKHGDNQIPAQKPSPWWVHLWTCYRNPFNLLLTVLGIVSYSTEDLFAAGVIALMVGISTLLNFIQEARSTKAADALKAMVSNTATVLRVVNEQGESRWLELPIDQLVPGDIIRLSAGDMIPADLRILQARDLFVAQASLTGESLPVEKVARSRDPLQQNPLECDTLCFMGTNVVSGSAQAIVFATGGRTWFGQLAGRVSEQESEPNAFQKGISRVSMLLIRFMLVMAPVVLLINGYTKGDWWEAALFALSVAVGLTPEMLPMIVTSTLARGAVKLSKQKVIVKHLDAIQNFGAMDILCTDKTGTLTQDKIVLENHTDVSGKVSERVLHAACLNSHYQTGLKNLLDTAVLDGVELEAARGLAERWQKVDEIPFDFERRRMSVVVKEEDAAHQLICKGALQEILNVSTQVRYNGDIVPLDDTMLRRIRRVTDTLNRQGLRVVAVATKYLPAREGDYQRADESDLILEGYIAFLDPPKETTAPALKALKASGITVKILTGDSELVAAKVCHEVGLDAGEVVIGSQIEAMSDDELAALAKRTTLFARLAPLHKERIVTLLKREGHVVGFMGDGINDAPALRAADIGISVDGAVDIAREAADIILLEKSLMVLEEGVIEGRRTFANMLKYIKMTASSNFGNVFSVLVASAFLPFLPMLPLHLLIQNLLYDVSQVAIPFDNVDDEQIRKPQRWNPADLGRFMVFFGPISSIFDILTFGLMWWVFHANTVEMQTLFQSGWFIEGLLSQTLIVHMIRTRRIPFVQSRAAWPLFAMTLVVMAVGIALPFSPLAGYLQLQALPLSYFPWLVAILAGYMVLTQTVKGFYSRRYGWQ; via the coding sequence ATGCTGAAAAATTATACCCGGCAGCTGTTCGCGCAGCTTAGCCGCCATCTGCCACGCCGTTTAGTCCAGCGCGATCCGCTGCCGGACGCCCGCCATCTGGCGAGTGGCCCCATTCCTGAATCGCTGGGCCAGCAGTGCCTGGACGTGGCGGCGATGGACGAACAGGAGATCTGGCGCGCCTTCGATAGCCACCCTGAAGGGCTCAATGAAGGCGAAGTGGCGGCGAAAATCCTCAAACATGGTGACAACCAGATCCCGGCGCAGAAGCCCTCCCCGTGGTGGGTACATCTGTGGACCTGCTACCGTAACCCGTTCAACCTGCTGCTGACGGTGCTTGGCATCGTCTCCTATTCGACTGAAGATCTGTTCGCCGCCGGGGTGATTGCCCTGATGGTGGGGATCTCGACGTTGCTCAACTTTATCCAGGAGGCGCGTTCGACCAAAGCGGCGGATGCGCTGAAGGCGATGGTCAGCAACACCGCCACCGTGCTGCGGGTGGTGAACGAGCAGGGGGAGAGCCGCTGGCTGGAACTGCCTATCGACCAGCTGGTGCCGGGCGACATCATCCGGCTGTCGGCGGGAGACATGATCCCGGCCGACCTGCGCATCCTGCAGGCGCGGGATCTGTTCGTCGCCCAGGCCTCGCTGACCGGCGAATCGCTGCCGGTGGAGAAAGTGGCCCGCAGCCGCGATCCGCTGCAGCAGAACCCGCTGGAGTGCGACACCCTGTGCTTTATGGGCACCAACGTGGTGAGCGGATCGGCGCAGGCGATCGTCTTCGCCACCGGCGGCCGTACCTGGTTTGGTCAGCTGGCCGGTCGCGTCAGCGAGCAGGAGAGCGAGCCGAATGCTTTCCAGAAAGGCATCAGCCGCGTCAGTATGCTGCTGATCCGCTTTATGCTGGTGATGGCCCCGGTGGTGCTGCTGATTAATGGCTACACCAAAGGCGACTGGTGGGAGGCGGCGCTGTTTGCGCTGTCGGTCGCGGTTGGCCTGACGCCGGAGATGCTGCCGATGATTGTCACTTCGACGCTGGCGCGTGGCGCAGTGAAGCTGTCGAAGCAGAAAGTTATCGTTAAGCACCTCGACGCCATTCAGAACTTTGGCGCGATGGATATTCTCTGCACCGATAAAACCGGCACTCTGACCCAGGATAAGATTGTGCTGGAGAACCACACCGACGTCTCCGGCAAGGTCAGCGAGCGGGTGCTGCATGCTGCCTGCCTGAACAGCCACTACCAGACCGGGCTGAAAAATTTGCTCGATACCGCGGTGCTGGACGGCGTTGAGCTGGAAGCCGCCCGCGGCCTGGCGGAGCGCTGGCAGAAGGTGGATGAGATCCCCTTCGATTTCGAACGCCGCCGCATGTCGGTGGTGGTGAAGGAGGAGGACGCCGCGCATCAGCTGATCTGCAAAGGGGCGCTGCAGGAGATCCTCAACGTCTCGACCCAGGTGCGCTACAACGGCGATATTGTGCCGCTGGATGACACCATGCTGCGCCGCATCCGCCGGGTCACCGATACCCTCAACCGTCAGGGACTGCGGGTGGTAGCGGTCGCCACTAAATATCTGCCGGCGCGGGAAGGCGACTATCAGCGTGCGGATGAATCCGACCTGATCCTCGAAGGCTACATCGCCTTCCTCGATCCGCCGAAAGAGACCACCGCCCCGGCGCTGAAGGCGCTGAAGGCCAGCGGTATTACGGTGAAAATTCTCACCGGCGACAGCGAGCTGGTGGCGGCGAAGGTGTGCCATGAAGTAGGGCTGGATGCGGGCGAGGTGGTGATTGGCAGTCAGATTGAAGCCATGAGCGACGACGAGCTGGCGGCGCTGGCGAAACGCACCACGCTGTTCGCGCGTCTGGCGCCGCTGCATAAAGAGCGCATCGTGACGCTGCTCAAGCGCGAAGGCCACGTGGTGGGCTTTATGGGGGACGGCATCAACGACGCCCCGGCGTTACGCGCGGCGGACATCGGTATCTCGGTTGACGGCGCGGTGGATATTGCCCGCGAGGCGGCGGATATCATTCTGCTGGAAAAGAGCCTGATGGTGCTGGAAGAGGGGGTTATCGAGGGCCGTCGCACCTTCGCCAACATGCTCAAGTACATCAAAATGACCGCCAGCTCCAACTTCGGCAACGTCTTCAGCGTGCTGGTGGCCAGCGCCTTCCTGCCGTTCCTGCCGATGCTGCCGCTGCACCTGTTGATTCAGAACCTGCTGTACGATGTCTCCCAGGTGGCGATCCCGTTTGATAACGTCGATGATGAGCAGATCCGTAAACCGCAGCGCTGGAACCCGGCCGATCTCGGGCGCTTTATGGTCTTCTTTGGACCGATCAGCTCGATTTTCGATATCCTCACCTTCGGCCTGATGTGGTGGGTGTTCCACGCCAATACCGTGGAGATGCAGACCCTGTTCCAGTCCGGCTGGTTTATTGAAGGGCTGCTCTCGCAGACGCTGATTGTGCATATGATCCGTACCCGCCGCATTCCGTTCGTTCAGAGCCGCGCCGCCTGGCCGCTGTTCGCCATGACCCTGGTGGTGATGGCGGTGGGTATTGCGCTGCCGTTCTCGCCGCTGGCGGGCTATCTGCAGCTGCAGGCCCTGCCGCTGAGCTACTTCCCGTGGCTGGTGGCGATCCTGGCGGGCTATATGGTGCTGACCCAGACCGTGAAGGGCTTCTACAGCCGCCGCTACGGCTGGCAGTAA
- the mgtL gene encoding mgtA regulatory leader peptide MgtL, giving the protein MLLNQTAMSKVWFTFGLVARVYHRHYCHTILSEGAIIRAVYIHLPEIFMDPDPTPHPRWSNLSFR; this is encoded by the coding sequence ATGCTACTCAACCAAACCGCAATGAGCAAAGTCTGGTTTACGTTCGGTTTAGTTGCGCGGGTTTATCATCGCCATTATTGCCACACAATCCTCAGCGAAGGCGCTATAATTCGCGCCGTTTATATTCACTTACCGGAGATATTTATGGACCCCGATCCCACTCCTCATCCTCGATGGAGCAACCTTTCTTTCCGGTAA
- the treR gene encoding trehalose operon repressor TreR: protein MQNRLTIKDIARLSGVGKSTVSRVLNNESGVSERTRERVEAVMQQHGFSPSRSARAMRGQSDKVVAIIVTRLDSLSENLAVQTMLPAFYEQGYDPIMMESQFSPALVEEHLGMLARRNIDGVVLFGFTGIDEAMLAPWRDTLVLMARDAPGFASVCYDDEGAITLLMQRLYDRGHRHISFLGVPHSDVTTGERRHLAYLAFCKKHRLTPTAALPGLGMKQGYDTVASVLTAETSALVCATDTLALGASKYLQQQGHDALQLASVGSTPLMKFLHPEILTVDPGYAESGRRAARQLIEQIAGSVDPRQIVIPAALN from the coding sequence ATGCAGAACCGGCTGACCATCAAAGATATCGCGCGCTTAAGCGGCGTAGGGAAATCGACGGTATCCCGCGTCCTCAACAACGAGAGCGGGGTCAGTGAACGGACCCGCGAGCGTGTCGAAGCGGTAATGCAGCAGCACGGTTTTTCCCCATCCCGTTCGGCCCGCGCCATGCGCGGCCAGAGCGATAAAGTGGTGGCGATTATCGTCACCCGTCTGGATTCACTGTCGGAAAATCTTGCCGTGCAGACCATGCTGCCCGCCTTTTATGAACAGGGTTACGATCCGATTATGATGGAGAGCCAGTTCTCCCCGGCGCTGGTGGAAGAGCATCTCGGTATGCTCGCCCGGCGCAATATTGACGGCGTGGTGCTGTTCGGTTTTACCGGCATCGACGAAGCGATGCTCGCCCCCTGGCGCGACACCCTGGTGCTGATGGCCCGCGATGCCCCCGGCTTCGCCTCGGTGTGCTATGACGACGAGGGGGCCATCACGCTGCTGATGCAGCGGCTCTACGATCGCGGGCATCGCCATATTAGTTTTCTTGGCGTACCGCACAGCGACGTCACCACCGGTGAACGCCGCCATCTCGCCTACCTCGCCTTCTGTAAAAAGCATCGCCTGACCCCCACCGCCGCCCTGCCGGGACTGGGCATGAAGCAGGGGTATGATACCGTCGCCAGCGTGCTGACGGCAGAGACCAGCGCCCTGGTCTGCGCGACGGATACCCTCGCCCTCGGCGCCAGCAAGTATCTCCAGCAGCAGGGCCACGATGCGCTGCAGCTCGCCAGCGTCGGCAGCACGCCGCTGATGAAGTTTCTCCACCCGGAAATCTTGACCGTCGATCCGGGCTATGCCGAGTCCGGACGCCGGGCCGCCCGGCAGCTGATCGAGCAGATCGCCGGCAGCGTCGATCCCCGCCAGATCGTGATTCCCGCCGCCCTCAATTAA
- the treB gene encoding PTS trehalose transporter subunit IIBC: MSKVNQQDIDKLIELVGGRGNIATVSHCITRLRFVLNDPAIARPKEIEQLRMVKGCFTNAGQFQVVIGTDVGDYYKALLATTGQTSADKEQVKQAARQNMKWHEQLISHFAEIFFPLLPALISGGLILGFRNVIGDLPMSNGQTLAQMHPSLKTIYDFLWLIGEAIFFYLPVGICWSAVKKMGGTPILGIVLGVTLVSPQLMNAYLLGQQVPEVWNFGLFTIAKVGYQAQVIPALLAGLTLGFIETRLKRIVPDYLYLVIVPVCSLILAVFLAHAIIGPFGRLIGDGVAFAVRHLLTGSFAPIGAALFGFLYAPLVITGVHQTTLAIDMQMIQSMGGTPVWPLIALSNIAQASAVVGIIIASRKQNEREISVPAAISAYLGVTEPAMYGINLKYRFPMLCAMIGSGLAGLLCGLNGVLANGIGVGGLPGILSIQPTYWQVYAMAMAIAVVVPIILTTVVYQRKYRQGTLQIV; encoded by the coding sequence ATGAGCAAAGTAAACCAGCAGGACATCGATAAACTGATCGAACTGGTGGGCGGGCGCGGCAACATCGCCACCGTCAGCCACTGTATTACCCGTTTGCGCTTTGTGCTGAACGACCCGGCCATCGCCAGACCAAAAGAGATTGAGCAGCTGCGCATGGTGAAGGGATGCTTCACTAACGCCGGCCAGTTCCAGGTGGTCATCGGCACCGACGTCGGCGATTACTACAAGGCCCTGCTGGCGACCACCGGCCAGACCTCCGCCGATAAAGAGCAGGTCAAGCAGGCCGCGCGGCAAAATATGAAGTGGCATGAACAGCTGATCTCGCACTTCGCCGAGATCTTCTTCCCGCTGCTGCCGGCGCTAATCAGCGGCGGTTTGATCCTCGGTTTCCGTAACGTCATCGGCGACCTACCCATGAGCAACGGCCAGACGCTGGCTCAGATGCACCCGTCGCTGAAAACCATCTATGACTTCCTGTGGCTGATTGGCGAAGCGATCTTCTTCTATCTGCCGGTGGGGATCTGCTGGTCAGCGGTGAAGAAGATGGGCGGCACGCCGATCCTCGGGATCGTCCTTGGCGTCACCCTCGTCTCCCCGCAGCTGATGAACGCCTATCTCCTCGGCCAGCAGGTGCCGGAGGTGTGGAACTTCGGCCTGTTTACCATTGCCAAAGTCGGCTACCAGGCGCAGGTGATCCCGGCGCTGCTGGCAGGCCTGACCTTAGGCTTTATCGAGACGCGCCTGAAACGCATCGTGCCTGACTACCTCTACCTGGTGATTGTCCCGGTCTGCTCGCTGATCCTCGCGGTGTTCCTCGCGCACGCCATTATCGGTCCGTTTGGCCGCCTGATCGGCGACGGCGTGGCCTTCGCGGTGCGCCATCTGTTAACCGGCAGCTTCGCGCCAATCGGCGCCGCACTGTTCGGTTTCCTCTATGCGCCGCTGGTGATTACCGGTGTTCACCAGACCACTCTCGCCATTGATATGCAGATGATCCAGAGCATGGGCGGTACGCCAGTATGGCCGCTGATCGCGCTGTCGAACATTGCCCAGGCGTCGGCGGTGGTCGGCATCATCATCGCCAGCCGCAAGCAGAATGAACGTGAAATCTCGGTGCCGGCGGCAATCTCGGCTTACCTCGGGGTCACCGAGCCGGCGATGTACGGCATCAACCTGAAATACCGCTTCCCGATGCTGTGCGCGATGATTGGCTCCGGCCTCGCCGGTCTGCTGTGCGGCCTGAACGGTGTGCTGGCGAACGGCATCGGCGTCGGCGGCCTGCCGGGGATCCTCTCCATCCAGCCAACCTACTGGCAGGTGTACGCCATGGCGATGGCCATCGCGGTGGTAGTGCCGATTATCCTCACCACCGTGGTGTATCAGCGCAAGTACCGTCAGGGCACCTTGCAGATTGTTTAA